The Vespula vulgaris chromosome 3, iyVesVulg1.1, whole genome shotgun sequence DNA window taaatgttacgtgtttgtttattttacgaGGTTTATAAAAATCCTAATAACagtagaagaaattttattttacgaatatagataatttaataaaccaACTccatgataaatatatacaaaccAATCACAATTTTTGTTACACAATTTAATCACGTTAAATCAGTggcaatatattataattacacatgtatacacgaaatataatattaaagcagcgcgaacgaaaaaaatgagatttaAACTGATTAGATTTAATCTTTGTTTATCATATCATAAAGTAATATAGCTTTTTcaataaagaaagatgaacTCACTTATTCGGATAAagggaagatagaaaatatatacttaaacGTTTTTCAAGTtgatgatttaattaaaaattaaaatcgctAATTTCAAGTTGTGACATAATTCATTTGTTATTGATAAATAAGGTAATCaagaatacaatttttattatttagttttattGATGATTTCTTCTTAAACTAAAATTTAATGTTTGTTCATTAATTCATGATTTGTAAATAGTTCACAAGAGAAGTGATAAAGCTATATAATTCATCATATTGTGCAAGACAAACATGCTGtaattctacaaaaaaaatggATTCATTAAAGTTGAAAGTAACTGATCCTAATGCAATTCTTTCATTAATAGAGGAATTATCTGATCTATCTTACACAGAAATACAAATGAAGTtaaatacatacgtgtgtatagTTCTATAacatataaacaattattgatttattaatagaaatataaattaataagatttcTTATAGATACAAGCAAAGACtggtatagaaatatattttcttgctcctattttatatgaaaggaaagaattagTTATTCATATGATAGGTAATAAAGTTTTGGATCATGAATTAAGATTACCTGTAagtgaatataatataattagaattttactttatttaaaagtaaacgacataaataaatacatataacatatatataacaataaatataatataataaataatactttatatagcATAGACATATATCATGATTTGgtatgataatgatattttacaaaataaagaattacttgaagatattaaaaatataaattctaacAATTCTTTTcagatatcaaatatttttaattcaataataaattccCAGAAAACAATAATGGCTAGTTCTTCAGAATTACCTAACGAATTATTACAACACATTTGTTTAGACAAACATTGTATTCAAGCaccatttcttcttattcctatACAACATCATCTGAAACAATTAACAGCATTAGTTGTGTGCTTAAATAGTTCTAAAGCTAAGAGTACTGATATAGACAAATGTAAGAAAGTGGTTCTGGAATGCTTTAGGTAAAATAGTTTTTATAGAGAAAATCTATCATGAAGTAATTTTAATGTTAGATATAAgtaaaaactaataaaaataagtacaCTTTTCTAGTAGTAACAATAGTAAATTGTACTACTGTATATAGATATTGCCTTGGATATATTCTAAGTTCATTAAAATGTTATGAAGAAActcgattaaaatatcaatgtCAAAATATACTTGCTATTTCTAGAAAACTTATTACTCATTTAggtacattatattttttctacttaatatttatttcaatctatgtatttgaattatattaaaatggcCTTATTCAATAGGAGATTTAACCGACCTCTTACATGAAATTATGACAGAAGTTAAAAAACTTACTAATGCAGAACGatgttctttatttcttttggaaGATGATCATCAAGAATTAGTAGCATATGTATTTGATGGAATATCAACGAAAAAggtgatttattataatttgtataccattaaatgatatatacaaaatacacCAAATATTTTGTTGCAGTTTGTTAAAGAAATGCGAATATCTGTCGATAAAGGTATAGCAGGTCATGTTGCTACAACAGGAAAACTATTAAATATCCAAGATACCTATAAGCatccattattttataaaggCATTGATGAAGTAACAGGCTTTAAGACTAAAAATATACTTTGCTTTCCTATTTATGATGAAAATGGAATTGTTGGTAAatgttaatgttattattgttattctaATATTGCAGTTAATAGTTACTTAATAAGTAAATGGTAAATATTATAGGCGTTGCTCaactttgtaataaaatagatGGCTTGTATTTTGATGAACTTGATGAAGAAATTGCAACAGCTGTTAGTATTTATTGTGGTATAACAATTATGcacagtataatatataaaaaaatgcaaGATGCACAAGctagaaataaattaagcAATGAAATCATGATGTATCATATGAAGGTAAGCTGTAAATTGtagatacataattttttaagtaaattttaatctattaaaaaCTTTACATTTTAGGTTGAAGAAGAAGCTGTTTTTGAATtggttaattataaaattaaagataatatcactgattttaatgaattttatttcagtCCTAGAGATATATCTTATGAAGACATGCCTTGTTATATGATCAACATCtttaatgatttaaatttcattgaatattttaaaataaaaatacacacatTAGCCAGGTacttaatttgtaaaaaacattaatttataattaagatgcggatatatatttacctgtgatattttttatctaggTTTATACTCTATGTTAAAAAAGCTTATAGAGATGCATCGTATCATAATTGGATTCATGCATTTTCTGTTGCGCATTTTGCTTATttactaattaaaaatttatacctCATTAGAGAAGATTATTTGACATACTTGCAGGCTTTCGTGTTTTTAGTATCCTGTCTATGTCATGATATAGATCATAGAGGAACTAACAATGCTTTTCAAACTACATCTGAATCAGTTTTAGCAAGTCTTTACAGTTCAGAAGGTTCGGTTATGGAggtcaatattatttacaatattataaaaaaaaatatttccttataaatacagatatatatgctcttatcattatttaatagaGACATCACTTTGCACAAACTATGTGTATTTTAAATACAGAAGGTTGTaacatatttgaaaattttaatagtcAGGAATATAAAGAGGCTTTGGTTTTCCTTAAAAGCAATATACTTGCAACTGATTTATCAAGGCATTTCCTTAATAcagagaaacaaaatgaaatatttagtaCTGGCTATAAAAAACATGATTCTGAACATCAGAAACTTCTTTGTGGCATGTTAATGACTTGTTGTGACCTTAGTGATCAAACGAAGAATTGGACAGTTACTAAAAAAGTTGCTgtaactattatatttataaattataagatatatatgtcgtaaataaaaaattagaaactttGTCTCCTTTTTGCATTAGGAATTAATCTATGAGGAGTTTTTTTCTCAAGgagatttagaaaaaagtatgGGTAAAACTCCAATAGAAATGATGGATAGAGATAAAGCATTTATACCAGATCTTCAAGTACAGTTCATTACAGATATAGTAGAACCACTTtttaagtaagtatatttacaaaacttttctttataatctttatgaaaaatgtttttgtttttcttagtAATCTGGCCATGTTATTTCCAATGACACAACCACTCGTTAAAAtcttaaagtataataaagcGTTGTGGGAAACTTCCAGAAAGGTAttcagaaaatatattgaaaatggaATAGAAGGTATGAATGTTCTTTTGGATCCAAATTTTGAAACTGAAGTATTTTATAGTCATTTTAAAGACAGTAATGAATGTGAAAGTGCAACAtgtaacttttaaatatatttagatacatatatcagtcttgtaaaaaataaattctatataaatctTACATATTTAAATCTAAATAAAGTAAcacaaaatatgaaatttcgaCGTAGTTCGAATGAATACAacttgttccttcttttttattcataccAAATACTTAAAATGctcaattaatatatagacAGACAtccatagatatatttttattaatagtatattttaattatgattggatattttgttttagatttatCATATGAATGATCCAATCAGactacaaatataaaaatctttacaaaaaaaaaaaaaaaaaaaaaaaaaaattgtatttaccTAATTACCTATATTTCTCGGAGAAAAGTTCAATTTTAGTATAACTTGTTAGAAGGTTGGCTGCACTTTTAAATGTTTTTGCTATAAACGGTAGTCGTATACTGGAATTCTTGCCTTTAGTGACGATATGTGcaattattgatatatgtagtatatgtagaaaaatatattatatatgtgtaataagaaaaaaattcgtgtttttgacaaataataaaatcatacatatatacgtatatatatatatatatacatattgattATCACTAATGTTGCATCGCGTCGaaagatgtaataaaaatgttggTGGCAGacgatatttgtttaaaaaagtgttttcattttaaattataaatttcatggTAGTGtttatgtgaatatatatcaGCATATTTCATGTGATTTAATTTCTCGTTATTCCATGATGGTTAGAATAAGCATATTGACTGATAACAGATGtcaatatattctttattgtaaactgtatatatattattgaattttataatttatcatctTGGTGGAAGTACTACATTATAACATGAAAACAAATAACaatcaatgaataatttaattagctACATTcgtaaattgttttttaaaatgaGTTCTGacgaagaatataatatagcaGCTAGATATAGAACGGTTAGAAAACGTTTGGATAGTCTGGGTTATCAGCAAGCACTATCTTTGGATGCTCTTCCTTTAATAGAGCGTTTATTGGCTGATCTTATTCAAACTACAGAAagtttaaaacattttaaaacTGTTGCACAAGAGAATATTGAAGTACGTAAAAgaatgtacaatatatatattttgattcgATTTACTTGGTcgtttataaaacattttacttttataaagtATGTTGTTATCTAACAGTAATACAGTTGCAAgaaaatagttatttattatacatatatacagcatataattaaaaaaatccaataaaaattttgattaaataagaAGTTTACTGAAGTTTACCAAACAATTGATAGATAAGGAAATATTCATCATACTCAAAGTTAGTCACAGATGTCAAAATTAATTCACTTGCTTTTTATATATGGGCAAGAAATTATCTCGTGATTATAATtgaaagattaataatttattatttctttttcaaattatgtATAGGCATGTACACAACTGCAATTGATAGTTGATCCATATAAATGTGACAATGCAAGATTAGTTCAGGAATGTAATCAACTTCATTTGGATCTGATAGAAACAGAGGAAGCATATCAAAAACAAATCAAGGATTTGAAGAAACAAGTATACAAATTAGAGTGTGAATGTAATGATCTACAATTAGCTTCTTCTAgaaatttgcaaaaaattaAGGATCTTGAAACTGAATCAGCtaaaaaatcgaagaagataTTAGATCTCCAAGGGAAATGCTTAAAACCAATTATAAGCAATATAGGAATTGGTAAAATGTTTTTGATCATTTATCATTAGACTCAAGAATATTTTTGAtctatgttaaataaatttgtaggTAACAAAAAGCGCCCTTGTTATCCACTTAGAAGACCAGTTATAGAAGCTGAACCGTTACCAAAAACAGGAAGTAGTAACAGTACATTACCAAGTACTCATGCTGTAGAGCCAAAAATATTAGACTTATTGAGCATGGCAGATCATAGAATGAGTTGTTTAAGTCATGAAGTAACAAAACTTAAAGGAGAATTGTCGTTGCAAACTGATAATGTGTACACATTACAAAATCaggtatatgaaaaatattcaatctatttaatagataaatttcttttttatttacaatttaaatatacaatattgtagttaacaacaaaagaaaaagagataatgagactgaaaaaaatgttagagGGTGGTCGGCCATATAATGCTGTTGCCAAAGATTGTCTTTGCAAAAAAGTTGATAAGATGCATATTGCATCCCATGATattgatgaaaataatgatttaaagaTTCTTTTACAAAGTAAACAGGAGCTAGAGCAACAGTTAAAAGGTAAAAACATAGTTTTAAACATGTtctttgtatataatacaatgtgtatatacaaattttgtgTACAAAACATTACATTTATCAGAAGCTGTAAATAAACAACATGAAGCTATGTCCCAAGCTATGAAACTTGCAGAGCGAAatgaagaattagaaaaagaattaagagaTATAGATCATATTGCTTTATCAGTAGAAGCTGATTGTAATTCTGCAGTtaaggaaaataatagaagagtATATAGACTTCaagtatatatgatatattatcttttacaatgaaatataaattatattatttactattgaattacatagattttattttatatttttcattcaacaTTTTAGGAAAAGTTAGAAGATGTAATGGAGCAGGTTCATGTATTAGAAAGTGAATTAGCAGTGAAGCGTAGAGAAGTACAAGAATTAACAGCAGATCTTGAAGCATGTAAGCTTGAAAAACGTAACATTCAAAGAACATTAGAATCTActttagaagaaaagaaaaaaattacaaacaaaataaatcaattaacgATAATAGGTATGTCTTTGTGATTTATGATACTAATTTTTATAACCACCATAAATGAAACTAATGTTTtagaaaaaagtttaaatgatgaaatagaaagattatctaaagaaaatgaatgtcaaaaacaagatattatacaattacaaTATACTAATAAAGTATTGAAAGAGCAATTAGGTACAGAAGTTGCTTGTGGAGACGATTTAAAacaagtaagagaaaaaggagaaaaaaatgatcaaaacaggggaaaaaaaagtatgggAAATAGAACAGGTAATGTACATTATAACGTGATTTAATATGATtaaatttgcaaatatttatgtatttaaattttcgtttttatagaTGCAGAAGATAGGGAGTGTTCATCATCTTtgcaagaaataaatattggCAGAGAAGAATATaagagtatatataaagaaggcGAAGTTAATAAGCTTGTTAATAATGATAGAACATCTGATAATATgcgaaaattaattattgaaaaggATCTACAAATAGACAATgtaagtataaatattattatgtagtTTAGAAGTAtcacatgtgtgtatatttaatgtatttcaATTGTTAATCATGAAATACATGAATTTTAGCTACAACAAAATATGAAACAATTAGAAAACGAACGAGATTATTACAGAAATGAATGCAATTGCTTGAAgcaaaaagatgaaaattctAACAAGGATAATGTAAGACTTGttttttggaattttttcatttataaaaatgttagataaatatttatataaaaattatttaaataaaattcttttatctgTTCATACAAAAATAGGTTGAATTGTGGACACGGTCTTATGAATTAAGATGTCaacttaatgaaaaagaaaaaataatttttgaattacaaaaagaaaaaaatgatttgtatcatgaaaaaaaagagttagaagcttataaaaatcaacaaaaaaaatctttcacaCCTTCTGGATCTTGCAAATTATATAAACCAGTTAGCACTTATGCACAGCTATCTTCAATATTACCACATGATATACATATTGAAACTAcaaaagtaagtaaatatcaattaagataattttccaagaaatattactccattagaaatatttaacggtataaatatatacgtattgttGGTTTGTATAGAGTATACAATTCTATAAAGTATACAAATCTCTTTTGTAGGTAATGTTGGATTCTTTGGAGCGTGAAAGGGATACAGCTAGAGCAGATGTTCAACGTTTGATAGAAGAGCGTGATGTATTATATGAAAGACTTAaggtaatttatttattaagagtatattttttttatataaaatcatatgttATAATAAGATATTGATTGATAGGGAACACAAAGAGGAACTGTAAATGGATATGAGGATCAATTGGAAGATCTACAAGAAGAATTAAGAAGAACTAAACAAGAATTAACAGCTCAACGTACACAATTTTTTCAGCTTCGGTATTTCATTTATCTgtgatatataaaacttataaatatttttaaagaaagataatttactttcttatatataatatgtcaTATGCTTTTtgcgattaatttttatgtagagcgaatgatattaaaaattaataaaatcaagaaTTGATTATTCAGGGCATTGCAGGATCAAACGGATCAAGCACTTGGAGATGTACAAGGTCAATTGACTGAATCAGAGACCGAATTAAATAAGGCGATAGATCGTAACAGAAATATGGAGCAACAGCATTTACAACTTGATGATCAAGTAAAGGAACTGAAACAAGAAATCAATAATCTCCATACGAATATGGCACATttagatcgagaaaaagatcAATTATTAGTACGTATCATTTCTATAGAATTTAGAATTGATATAGTTTAATAGTAtcgttataatattacaattatttaaatttttactaTTAGATGGTGTTGGATGAAAAGACTGA harbors:
- the LOC127062275 gene encoding centrosomal protein of 135 kDa-like isoform X4; protein product: MNNLISYIRKLFFKMSSDEEYNIAARYRTVRKRLDSLGYQQALSLDALPLIERLLADLIQTTESLKHFKTVAQENIEACTQLQLIVDPYKCDNARLVQECNQLHLDLIETEEAYQKQIKDLKKQVYKLECECNDLQLASSRNLQKIKDLETESAKKSKKILDLQGKCLKPIISNIGIGNKKRPCYPLRRPVIEAEPLPKTGSSNSTLPSTHAVEPKILDLLSMADHRMSCLSHEVTKLKGELSLQTDNVYTLQNQLTTKEKEIMRLKKMLEGGRPYNAVAKDCLCKKVDKMHIASHDIDENNDLKILLQSKQELEQQLKEAVNKQHEAMSQAMKLAERNEELEKELRDIDHIALSVEADCNSAVKENNRRVYRLQEKLEDVMEQVHVLESELAVKRREVQELTADLEACKLEKRNIQRTLESTLEEKKKITNKINQLTIIEKSLNDEIERLSKENECQKQDIIQLQYTNKVLKEQLGTEVACGDDLKQVREKGEKNDQNRGKKSMGNRTDAEDRECSSSLQEINIGREEYKSIYKEGEVNKLVNNDRTSDNMRKLIIEKDLQIDNLQQNMKQLENERDYYRNECNCLKQKDENSNKDNVELWTRSYELRCQLNEKEKIIFELQKEKNDLYHEKKELEAYKNQQKKSFTPSGSCKLYKPVSTYAQLSSILPHDIHIETTKVMLDSLERERDTARADVQRLIEERDVLYERLKGTQRGTVNGYEDQLEDLQEELRRTKQELTAQRTQFFQLRALQDQTDQALGDVQGQLTESETELNKAIDRNRNMEQQHLQLDDQVKELKQEINNLHTNMAHLDREKDQLLMVLDEKTEKIVALERELIHKEQQANSMEQQMRDLQHKNDFSRCFWNWCKVLSLRTRRSCEYRIAKCISGRLCGSWWTSAFCYRSTTSCGWTQFHSFWTRICVDQSTEYERQFRSLQLEVKNVQRQLETSNTDRENAIQENRRLQDDLAAVMCEVRNLQHELESSRAESYDLKRQLQTYVSEVRRAEEMLNRKENERTEMLNHFRSLSLEATVLENNNHSLESEAAEARGALQTAKDRLIDLERQLVDKDCLIRGYETQISELTQNVASMETQLRQQTEQRQRAEADLSAVRDLCIKMDQQKDLLMQQLEDKDVTKTQYETQLVRLRTEQDVIQDQTDRDRATIERLEALLDQARQESIKVQTTNQELQNEMSRLKQKISELQTTLSAESLELRQYQNQAAEYSKQISELRRQVTNERFDRARKEEENRRSLNSTPDSFNVDLNVVI
- the LOC127062275 gene encoding centrosomal protein of 135 kDa-like isoform X2 — encoded protein: MNNLISYIRKLFFKMSSDEEYNIAARYRTVRKRLDSLGYQQALSLDALPLIERLLADLIQTTESLKHFKTVAQENIEACTQLQLIVDPYKCDNARLVQECNQLHLDLIETEEAYQKQIKDLKKQVYKLECECNDLQLASSRNLQKIKDLETESAKKSKKILDLQGKCLKPIISNIGIGNKKRPCYPLRRPVIEAEPLPKTGSSNSTLPSTHAVEPKILDLLSMADHRMSCLSHEVTKLKGELSLQTDNVYTLQNQLTTKEKEIMRLKKMLEGGRPYNAVAKDCLCKKVDKMHIASHDIDENNDLKILLQSKQELEQQLKAVNKQHEAMSQAMKLAERNEELEKELRDIDHIALSVEADCNSAVKENNRRVYRLQEKLEDVMEQVHVLESELAVKRREVQELTADLEACKLEKRNIQRTLESTLEEKKKITNKINQLTIIEKSLNDEIERLSKENECQKQDIIQLQYTNKVLKEQLGTEVACGDDLKQVREKGEKNDQNRGKKSMGNRTDAEDRECSSSLQEINIGREEYKSIYKEGEVNKLVNNDRTSDNMRKLIIEKDLQIDNLQQNMKQLENERDYYRNECNCLKQKDENSNKDNVELWTRSYELRCQLNEKEKIIFELQKEKNDLYHEKKELEAYKNQQKKSFTPSGSCKLYKPVSTYAQLSSILPHDIHIETTKVMLDSLERERDTARADVQRLIEERDVLYERLKGTQRGTVNGYEDQLEDLQEELRRTKQELTAQRTQFFQLRALQDQTDQALGDVQGQLTESETELNKAIDRNRNMEQQHLQLDDQVKELKQEINNLHTNMAHLDREKDQLLMVLDEKTEKIVALERELIHKEQQANSMEQQMRDLQHKNDFSRCFWNWCKVLSLRTRRSCEYRIAKCISGRLCGSWWTSAFCYRSTTSCGWTQFHSFWTRICVDQSTEYERQFRSLQLEVKNVQRQLETSNTDRENAIQENRRLQDDLAAVMCEVRNLQHELESSRAESYDLKRQLQTYVSEVRRAEEMLNRKENERTEMLNHFRSLSLEATVLENNNHSLESEAAEARGALQTAKDRLIDLERQLVDKDCLIRGYETQISELTQNVASMETQLRQQTEQRQRAEADLSAVRDLCIKMDQQKDLLMQQLEDKDVTKTQYETQLVRLRTEQDVIQDQTDRDRATIERLEALLDQARQESIKVQTTNQELQNEMSRLKQKISELQTTLSAESLELRQYQNQAAEYSKQISELRRQVTNERFDRARKEEENRRYLNQEKIKENNDITCKACALEAVSPGISNKEHMKSDHGNEFTAIQVSFFEKTLPNEVVNI
- the LOC127062275 gene encoding centrosomal protein of 135 kDa-like isoform X5, encoding MNNLISYIRKLFFKMSSDEEYNIAARYRTVRKRLDSLGYQQALSLDALPLIERLLADLIQTTESLKHFKTVAQENIEACTQLQLIVDPYKCDNARLVQECNQLHLDLIETEEAYQKQIKDLKKQVYKLECECNDLQLASSRNLQKIKDLETESAKKSKKILDLQGKCLKPIISNIGIGNKKRPCYPLRRPVIEAEPLPKTGSSNSTLPSTHAVEPKILDLLSMADHRMSCLSHEVTKLKGELSLQTDNVYTLQNQLTTKEKEIMRLKKMLEGGRPYNAVAKDCLCKKVDKMHIASHDIDENNDLKILLQSKQELEQQLKEAVNKQHEAMSQAMKLAERNEELEKELRDIDHIALSVEADCNSAVKENNRRVYRLQEKLEDVMEQVHVLESELAVKRREVQELTADLEACKLEKRNIQRTLESTLEEKKKITNKINQLTIIEKSLNDEIERLSKENECQKQDIIQLQYTNKVLKEQLGTEVACGDDLKQVREKGEKNDQNRGKKSMGNRTDAEDRECSSSLQEINIGREEYKSIYKEGEVNKLVNNDRTSDNMRKLIIEKDLQIDNLQQNMKQLENERDYYRNECNCLKQKDENSNKDNVELWTRSYELRCQLNEKEKIIFELQKEKNDLYHEKKELEAYKNQQKKSFTPSGSCKLYKPVSTYAQLSSILPHDIHIETTKVMLDSLERERDTARADVQRLIEERDVLYERLKGTQRGTVNGYEDQLEDLQEELRRTKQELTAQRTQFFQLRALQDQTDQALGDVQGQLTESETELNKAIDRNRNMEQQHLQLDDQVKELKQEINNLHTNMAHLDREKDQLLMVLDEKTEKIVALERELIHKEQQANSMEQQMRDLQHKNEICVDQSTEYERQFRSLQLEVKNVQRQLETSNTDRENAIQENRRLQDDLAAVMCEVRNLQHELESSRAESYDLKRQLQTYVSEVRRAEEMLNRKENERTEMLNHFRSLSLEATVLENNNHSLESEAAEARGALQTAKDRLIDLERQLVDKDCLIRGYETQISELTQNVASMETQLRQQTEQRQRAEADLSAVRDLCIKMDQQKDLLMQQLEDKDVTKTQYETQLVRLRTEQDVIQDQTDRDRATIERLEALLDQARQESIKVQTTNQELQNEMSRLKQKISELQTTLSAESLELRQYQNQAAEYSKQISELRRQVTNERFDRARKEEENRRYLNQEKIKENNDITCKACALEAVSPGISNKEHMKSDHGNEFTAIQVSFFEKTLPNEVVNI
- the LOC127062275 gene encoding centrosomal protein of 135 kDa-like isoform X1; translated protein: MNNLISYIRKLFFKMSSDEEYNIAARYRTVRKRLDSLGYQQALSLDALPLIERLLADLIQTTESLKHFKTVAQENIEACTQLQLIVDPYKCDNARLVQECNQLHLDLIETEEAYQKQIKDLKKQVYKLECECNDLQLASSRNLQKIKDLETESAKKSKKILDLQGKCLKPIISNIGIGNKKRPCYPLRRPVIEAEPLPKTGSSNSTLPSTHAVEPKILDLLSMADHRMSCLSHEVTKLKGELSLQTDNVYTLQNQLTTKEKEIMRLKKMLEGGRPYNAVAKDCLCKKVDKMHIASHDIDENNDLKILLQSKQELEQQLKEAVNKQHEAMSQAMKLAERNEELEKELRDIDHIALSVEADCNSAVKENNRRVYRLQEKLEDVMEQVHVLESELAVKRREVQELTADLEACKLEKRNIQRTLESTLEEKKKITNKINQLTIIEKSLNDEIERLSKENECQKQDIIQLQYTNKVLKEQLGTEVACGDDLKQVREKGEKNDQNRGKKSMGNRTDAEDRECSSSLQEINIGREEYKSIYKEGEVNKLVNNDRTSDNMRKLIIEKDLQIDNLQQNMKQLENERDYYRNECNCLKQKDENSNKDNVELWTRSYELRCQLNEKEKIIFELQKEKNDLYHEKKELEAYKNQQKKSFTPSGSCKLYKPVSTYAQLSSILPHDIHIETTKVMLDSLERERDTARADVQRLIEERDVLYERLKGTQRGTVNGYEDQLEDLQEELRRTKQELTAQRTQFFQLRALQDQTDQALGDVQGQLTESETELNKAIDRNRNMEQQHLQLDDQVKELKQEINNLHTNMAHLDREKDQLLMVLDEKTEKIVALERELIHKEQQANSMEQQMRDLQHKNDFSRCFWNWCKVLSLRTRRSCEYRIAKCISGRLCGSWWTSAFCYRSTTSCGWTQFHSFWTRICVDQSTEYERQFRSLQLEVKNVQRQLETSNTDRENAIQENRRLQDDLAAVMCEVRNLQHELESSRAESYDLKRQLQTYVSEVRRAEEMLNRKENERTEMLNHFRSLSLEATVLENNNHSLESEAAEARGALQTAKDRLIDLERQLVDKDCLIRGYETQISELTQNVASMETQLRQQTEQRQRAEADLSAVRDLCIKMDQQKDLLMQQLEDKDVTKTQYETQLVRLRTEQDVIQDQTDRDRATIERLEALLDQARQESIKVQTTNQELQNEMSRLKQKISELQTTLSAESLELRQYQNQAAEYSKQISELRRQVTNERFDRARKEEENRRYLNQEKIKENNDITCKACALEAVSPGISNKEHMKSDHGNEFTAIQVSFFEKTLPNEVVNI
- the LOC127062275 gene encoding centrosomal protein of 135 kDa-like isoform X3 produces the protein MNNLISYIRKLFFKMSSDEEYNIAARYRTVRKRLDSLGYQQALSLDALPLIERLLADLIQTTESLKHFKTVAQENIEACTQLQLIVDPYKCDNARLVQECNQLHLDLIETEEAYQKQIKDLKKQVYKLECECNDLQLASSRNLQKIKDLETESAKKSKKILDLQGKCLKPIISNIGIGNKKRPCYPLRRPVIEAEPLPKTGSSNSTLPSTHAVEPKILDLLSMADHRMSCLSHEVTKLKGELSLQTDNVYTLQNQLTTKEKEIMRLKKMLEGGRPYNAVAKDCLCKKVDKMHIASHDIDENNDLKILLQSKQELEQQLKEAVNKQHEAMSQAMKLAERNEELEKELRDIDHIALSVEADCNSAVKENNRRVYRLQEKLEDVMEQVHVLESELAVKRREVQELTADLEACKLEKRNIQRTLESTLEEKKKITNKINQLTIIEKSLNDEIERLSKENECQKQDIIQLQYTNKVLKEQLGTEVACGDDLKQVREKGEKNDQNRGKKSMGNRTDAEDRECSSSLQEINIGREEYKSIYKEGEVNKLVNNDRTSDNMRKLIIEKDLQIDNLQQNMKQLENERDYYRNECNCLKQKDENSNKDNVELWTRSYELRCQLNEKEKIIFELQKEKNDLYHEKKELEAYKNQQKKSFTPSGSCKLYKPVSTYAQLSSILPHDIHIETTKVMLDSLERERDTARADVQRLIEERDVLYERLKGTQRGTVNGYEDQLEDLQEELRRTKQELTAQRTQFFQLRALQDQTDQALGDVQGQLTESETELNKAIDRNRNMEQQHLQLDDQVKELKQEINNLHTNMAHLDREKDQLLMVLDEKTEKIVALERELIHKEQQANSMEQQMRDLQHKNECFWNWCKVLSLRTRRSCEYRIAKCISGRLCGSWWTSAFCYRSTTSCGWTQFHSFWTRICVDQSTEYERQFRSLQLEVKNVQRQLETSNTDRENAIQENRRLQDDLAAVMCEVRNLQHELESSRAESYDLKRQLQTYVSEVRRAEEMLNRKENERTEMLNHFRSLSLEATVLENNNHSLESEAAEARGALQTAKDRLIDLERQLVDKDCLIRGYETQISELTQNVASMETQLRQQTEQRQRAEADLSAVRDLCIKMDQQKDLLMQQLEDKDVTKTQYETQLVRLRTEQDVIQDQTDRDRATIERLEALLDQARQESIKVQTTNQELQNEMSRLKQKISELQTTLSAESLELRQYQNQAAEYSKQISELRRQVTNERFDRARKEEENRRYLNQEKIKENNDITCKACALEAVSPGISNKEHMKSDHGNEFTAIQVSFFEKTLPNEVVNI